The sequence ACCGCTTTGGTCATTCTCACTCTTTGTGATCCACGATCGGCCCATTTACGACTTTGCTTCTAATTTACCCTCTGGTGCTGTGTACGATGGAGAGACATGTTGATGAGGTGGTTGAGGGGTATGGTGGGTATTACTCTTCTTAGACAAACTTAGATCAATTACTCGGTGTTCCGTGGCTCTAGacggaaaaagaaaccaaaaatCCACGATTCGCCCCCCATACAAATCAAATATGCTTTTCGCATGGCCGAGTCTCGAATGGgatcttttgattttttttaaaaatcattttttccttcccctgATTCTCTCGTTCGAGAATTCGTGAATGATACGCGGAGGTGACACGCGTTGGTGGGCCGACGGAGTGGAGCCATGAGCGTGTGAGAAACTTGAGAAGTCAGGACTGGAAGAATTGAAGAGAGCAGGTACGAGACGACCGGGTtggaccccccccccctggaTGGGATTGGTTTGATTGTGTTGCTGTGTTGCGTGTTTCGTCAATGCATCCACAAATGGAATTCTCATTGGAACTCCAGGAACCGGAGGGTCTGAGTTCCTCAACGTGACTCGCTTGCAATACGGTGGTTtattttttccccctcttgTCTTTGGTTTTCTATTATCTGTGTTTACTAAATTTATCTCGTCCAGTGAACAACCGAGACCCAGTCACCCACCGGCCTCCTCCCCTGTGTGGACTCGAGACACTCCAGAACCTGTTCTCCAAAGACTTGCCAGGTTGCCACCCCGCAGAAGATGGGCGAGCACAAGAGTCTATTGTTGTCGATTCTTATTTCAAGTAGATCTGATCTACGCAGGGGAAGGATGGACCTGTACCGTACTACCTTTAAACCTTGTGTATTGGTATTTTGCTCCGTGAGCAGGGGTATCAGCACCACTTTACCAGACGACCAGTGGCATCGAAGGAACTCAGAACTAAAGAAGTGTAATGACTGTAACGAGTGTACTCCTGCAAGTTACTTTCGTATTTAGTATTGTAATAGAACCTGCCCAGAGTTGGTGGCAGGGGTCGTATAGTGCGTAAGAGCGGGCACGGAGCCCCGAGGCCCGGGGTATCGTTTCGAACAGGTTGGTTTCGTCCGTGTTTCAAGGCCGCTCCAGTTGGCCTGAGACCACAAGTGGCGAGGAGCGCGGTAAGAGATGGTTGGAATCGCAACTCTCCCTCGCCACGAGGTCTCGAGTCTGCACATCCACGATGCTAGGTGCTGCCGCATGCCGTCTGCGCATATCAGAACCGTTGGCGAGAGCCCCGATCCAGCGATCAATGCTCCAGAGGATCCAGAGGGGTCTTTCGCGACGATCTTGCCCGTTCCAGCCacgttttttttcttttgggaaaaaaaaagagagagagagagagagacagaactTGAGGATGTGACCCGACTTCAACGCCTAGACCACCGTTTATTATCCCGATTCCCTGTTCCAGAGGAGGCGAGCAAGTTGTATACGAATCTCACCAGACGCCGTGTATGTGCTCCGAGGGGAACGGAGTCCGTAAGCGGAACACCCGCAGGTCCTTTCTGTCACATGAATGAccatccttttttctttaaaactttctctccctttcccccccggAACAGTCCACCATGAAATTGTAGAATATAGCCGACAAGGATATACTGCACCAGTAAGCGCCCAGGCTCACTCACCCCAATTACGGATCAAGCCTCCGAAGTTCTAGATTCTAAATCCAATCAAAAGAGGTCCCAATGATAGTCTTTCAAGCTCGAGCGCCAGCCCCAGCAGGGTATTGGCTTCATTCCATGCCAGAAAGGTCGACCTGTGTTGGGGAACCTAAGATCAACCTTGGTGGCTCGACTCGTTCAAAGCCGGATCACCGTCGCAAGAGAGGCGGCCAATGCCCACAGGCCTGCTTGAGGTTCCGCAATATCTTGCGAGTCTTTGCCAGAGACAATCGACTCTTGGTCCCGGGGTCTCGATTACATAGATGGTAGGGCCTTGAATGATACTTGCCGAATCCCCAACCTTGGAATCGCCAGGGACTAAGTTGCTGGCTGCTTGGAATTAGACAGAGCGTGCTCTCCTGGTCCTGATGGTCGGTTGGTGTAAATTATCGTGCCTCGATATGGTCTTGCTGTTCGGCTTCGCATTGATCGCCTCTCATCGGGGCTCCTCACTCGTCACCCATCTCTATGATTACATAATTTGATATAAAGCTTCAGATTACCCTGGAATGACCGGCTCTAGTGTATCAGAAGTCAGCATACGCGAGCGCCGTATAATGGCACGCATGCACCACATCTCCTTTGCGAGTGAATTGAAAAGCATCTCGTCTCGGTCCATTGTCAACATTGACCCCAGTACATTTGCCACACCCCATGATGAACAAAATAATTCCCCTAGTTGACACACGAATACGACGAAGTCAGGAAGGATCTAAGATAGTTCTGTACAAAAAACAAATTCAAATCACCTACACGCTTCAAAGCCACAATCCAGAACGACAAGTCTCTGTGTGATACTATAGGACATGCACAGACGTGTGGGTCCCATAATACCCGCACTGCGGCTCAGCGTCTCGCCTCACCAAGACACAGTCATACTCCCAGTATATCTCCCACGCATCCGCCAGAGCCAATGCTTTGGTTTCAAGATAACCTGAGCAGCCAGACCATGCAGATACAGTTTCAGCCCTATGTGAAGCCCTGTCCGCATCGTCCAATAGGCCCGCAGCACGATACGTTGGCTATGGATGGTTCGTAGCCGCCGTGCCGGCTACTTGGGGTTGTCGGCGCTTACAGGCCTCGAGAAAGCACGACGCTTGTCTCTGGAACGCACGGGAAACTGTACATTCTAGAAGATGCGCGTCGGGTGAAAGTGGAGGCCGGTCAGCATAGTCATCATTGAATCCAATTTGGTGGTGCGAAGGGCACACACGAAGCTCCACAGGCTCCCAGAGGGCGTGGGCCAGACCATGTCAAGTGATAGAGGTGATTGCCTGTGCTGTCATCGCTGCTGGAAGGAGGCGAGTACCTAGATAGGTATTTCTTTAGTTTCTAGTCCCTTGATTGACCCAGATAGAGAATTTTATTCGGTGTAGCTGGTGAACTAGCTGAACAGGTCATACCTTTACACGGCTACTTGAGATGAGGTATATACGTGGGATGGTCAGGGCAGATACGTAGGTTGGAGGAACATGGACGCATACTAATCGTGCATGTGCAATGTAGAATTCATGGGAGAGTCATCTGAGAATTGATGCTCCATTGTGTCGTCCGCCCCGGGAAGTCAATCAGGGCTGTCTTAACATATTGGTGTAGGTAGTAATATGTGAGATTGGACGAAGGTACTAATTTTCCTTTCGAAAAAGATTCTCGGGACTTACAGTGGACAAATCCTCAAACCGACGGGACACAGCGTTTGTCCGACCAGACGACTTACCATCCTTATTGCTTAGGTAGGTACTAAGGTAGTCCTAGGAGCCATGGTTGGTCCTAACCTAGCACTCAAGTGAATTTCCTTTTCGCAAGTGGCTCACCCCCGCCGACGACATTCCTCCATTGAAGTCGGACGTGAAAATTATCATTCTGGCGCCAGCGGTGTATCTTTAAACCTTGATAATCAAGGTATTGAGCAACAAACTTCCCTCTGCAAACTTAATTCCTCACCTGGATGCAGAATACATACCAATCGGCAAAATGAAGTGTCACGTCAAAATCAACAACTCAACTCTACATATAGATCCCGACTGACGTTATTTGGCCTGACTCCTCAAATAGCACGAGGAGTGTCGAGATTGACATGACCAACCGGCATCCAATTGAAGTGGTCCACGAATCTGAACTTCAATTGTGAGCTCGGCATGGTCAAAATATATACTTGATTGGACAGGTCACGGGCATGCACGAATGAGCATTTGATGCATTCATTGCTTCCATCTACTAGAGGGCTGATACCACATAGGTAATCAAGGCAAATGAGTCCATACCCTCTAGATATGTAGTACGGGATTGAGTAGGTATTCGACTCATTCTACGGGTGTCTGGCCAACGATGCCCGATTAGTTGAAACGAAACGAGGACCTTATGGACGAGCCGATCTCTCATCCTGTCTCAAGCCAAGTTGGACCCCAGATTGAGGGTCAGTTCAAGGCAATTGCTTCGAACAGGTCTGATACTATATGGATCCACATCAAACATGTAGTGGGTAGGCAAATGGCGGGCCCCTTCAATTGCAACATACACGTAGGTGGTAACTCACGCGTGTCGGAAACAAGGACTCGCCGAAGAGTAGGTAGTAGCCAACAAGGAAGCTCCATCAAACTGCCGGAACGGGATCCATATGGGCTTGTTAGTTCCCAGCCGCAGTATTCACGCAGAAATATCCCATCGCCAAAATGAATGGGATGGGATCGTACTTCATGGCATATTCGGATGAATAGGAATAATCTCTAGATGGAGAAGTGCCTCGACGTGACCAGGTCCAAGCTCAATCCGCTCTGCAAGAATTGAGTCACGGGCGCTGTTGGCTCTTCTTAGAAATCTACGACCGGGACAGCAACAGAACGGacgtgaaaaaaaatgaaaaggtGTATCATTCCAAGAGCCGTCAATGGGCCTTTTTTGACTTTTCCGTTCTGCCATGACATGATGAGGCCAGCCTCGGACCCCATCGCCATCACCCTTTTGGTTTTGCTCGACCGTGAGATAAAGGGATGTTGGCCACAACCTTAATTCGCTAAGGGCGCATGGGACGCCTATCCGCAGTCGCCTAGATACATATGTCTCATCGCAGAAGTCCATTTTCAACCCGTCACCAGAAAAACTCCACGTAAAAGCACGCTTAATCCTTGGTCTTCTGGGTACCGCGGAGCAGACCAGTTCTGCGGGCGGCAATAAGACCGGCCTTTTGACCCTGGGCGGCGTAGCGGGAGATGGTCGAGGCCTTACCGATGTGCTGGTGGTTACCACCACCGTGAGGCTGTAATGGAGAAAACTTGTCAGATCCTGCACGACCGAGAGAACAGGGCCACGGCCCTCGTTCTCAAGGAATTCCAAACTTACGTGATCGACGGGGTTCATGGCAACACCACGAGTCTTGGGCCAAGAGTTGCGCTTGACAGCGAACTTGTGCTTGGCGCGAGAAGCCTTGAGCAGGGGCTTGTCGGTACGGCCACCACCGGCGACGATACCAACCATACCACGGGCAGTGCTCTTGATGACCTTCTTGGCACCGGAGGGGAGCTTGACACGGGTCTTGCCATCCTCGTTGTGGCCAATGACGGTAACGTAGTTACCGGAGGTACGGCCAAGAGCACCACGGTCAccggccttctcctcgacgtTGGAGATGACGGTACCCTCGGGCATGGAGGCGAGGGGGAGGACGTTGCCGACGGTCAGGGCAGCGTTCTTTCCGGCGTAGATGAACTGGCCAGTGTACATGCCCTCGTTGGCGATGAAAGTCTCGTTGATCATCTTGAACTTGTAGGGGTGGCGGAACTGGACCTTGGCGAGGGGAGCACCACGGCCGGCATCGTGGATGATCTCCTTCACAACACCACGGATGTATCCATGGCGCTCAGCGTAGTCAAGGGTACGGAACTGGGCGGGGGCCTTGTTGAGACGGGTGTTCGCCGCTGTAAAGATGGGAAGAAAAAATTGATCAGCATTTCCATGTCTACTGCATTCGGCTTCGTTGATTCGAATTCGCTAGATGGCGCTCTTCCTCGTTGCGGTCGTATATCGCGCGGACGAAAATGATCGGGCCTGGATGGGAAATTTTGTTGCGATCGCACTCACTGAAAATGGAGCCACGGCCCTTCCTCTGGTTGCGGATAACGCGACCCATGGCGACTGTCTAATTGATGTCCTGTGTTAGTTTTTCGCAAGGTGACAGGCACAGTCGATTGCCGGCGAGGACTGAGTCGAGTGGGAAGGGAAAAGGTCGTACCTCGAATTGAAAATGGGACTTGTCGTTGAGGAGATTGAGAATTGCTCGGGGATGTGTGGGCTTTAGGGTGCGGTCGCTAACCTAACCGAATCAGCGTTAGCGCAACCATTGATTAGATAAGCACATGTGCCCGCCCGGTCGCCCTCGAAGACTGCGAACCGAGCAGATGTACATCGCAAGAACCGGCTCAGTCGATGCCAAATCTTCTTGCTATGCTTCTGCTAGAATTCCACCTAGTCAATTCCTGGAGAGCACTTCCACTGCCGAAAGACtcatttgatcttggtggctgGGCTTGTTCCAATTGCATCGCTGTTGAAGGGGCCAAGTATCTACAAGCACGTGATCTGACGGATAGCCCTGACGCCAGCGGAGGTACCACCTGAGTGGTCTTGCACTGGGCGGAGACTCGGAGCGGTGGGCTCTGCGGCTGCTGTCTGCATCAAATCGGCGCATCCGTGCATTTGGTAACTTGGCAACTCGATCATCCGCATCGACACGATTGAATCAAGTCACGTATAATATAAGGGCCAACTGTCCTTCTGCCAGTCACCTTGTATGCCTGGACAGTTCCGACATTCTGGCTGCTTCTCGGACTCTTTTACGCCTGCGTATTGAACCTGGGGCTCATTACATCTTCAGGTCATGTTCGAACTGAGGCATTGTCTTCATTTCAAAAGTCCATATAGTATCATACGTATAGTGCCTACGTCTCGGCTCGTTGCCCACGCATCGAGTACGATCACACGTCGGTGAAATGGAACACTCTCGTCatgtttgcttttttttctgcagaTGAAACCATTCTGCTTTTGTATGCTACTCTCGCCCATCGCAAGCTCCCGGGAATGACGCCCAGATGTCGAGTCACTTGCGTCGTCCACACCCTTCAGGTTATAAACATTATTCCGAATATGGATAGTGAGATGTAATTTGCAGAGGCATAGTCTGCTTCTAggcacagaaaaaaaaccggTGGATCACTGAGCTGATCAGCTCTGGCGCGCTACCTGGCAATCTTCCCTCCAAATGACCAAATCGCGGGCGCCCAGCGCGATTGCCGACGTGACGCTTCCTTGCGCGGGTTCCATCGCTCTTGACTTCCCATCGACACCTTCTCACACTCAACACATCTAACATGGCAACATCGGACTCTGACCTCTCGTCGCTCTCATCGGCACCCCCCACAGATGATGAGACCGCGATGGCCATCGACGAGCCCGTGGGGATTGCGAAATACTTTCAGAAGGAGTCCGAGACTCCGCCTCCAAAACGGGAACCATCACCGCCGCATGAGTACGCTTTGGCGGATAATCCTACAATTGCAGTCAGTGATAGCCCAGCTTAGAGGTCgtcagaaagagagatgaatctctcattctcctcatGACGAGTCAATTGGCCCCCAAGGCTGATATGCTGACCTGGCGCAACTTGTAGTTCATCGTCACGTTCCGTGCGCGTTTCCACGAGTCCTTTCCCCGGAGCCTGCCACACTTTGGCCCACAGGATATAGAGAAAGGCGTTGAGGGCCCAGTGCCAGGCGAGTGGATCGAGCGCCTACTTTGCGCGCTATTGGGACTTGTCTTAAATCGCAAAAAGGATGTAGAGTATGCTTGCCACTGACCATTTGCTCCACTCGAGACGCGTTGAGACCGGCGCGCTTTTCACCCTGCACTCCATTGACCTCTGGGAATATGCGCTGACAATTGGTCATTTATAATGCAGACGAAACCACTACACGCGGCCTTTAGAGGAGGCAATACATACTCACCAGTCACAATGGCCAAAGGCATGGGAAGGGAAGAATCCACTTCATGGAGGCCGGTCATTCGCGACGATGTCACCTGAAGAACGAGTATGCGTTGATCTCTCCCAGAAACCCTGTGCTGCTGAGCGAAGTCTAATCTCGCAACTCTCCCGATAGCTCGAGCTTCTCCGCGCTTTGATCCTATGGTCACTTGCATCGTCGGATGCGATCCaggccaagatcaaggaatcCTATAAACAGGCACGCCATGACGACGACCTGAACCAACCTCTTTCAGTCCAGCCTTGGGGTAGAGATAGCCTCAAGCGCCGCTATTGGCTGATTGAGGGCCAGGATGACACGCATTTCCGATTGTATCGCGAGAGCAACCCCGCGCTGAAGAACGTGACCTGGTGGAGTGTTGCTGGCGATATCCCAGAGATGCTGGCAGTTGCCGACAGGTTGctcgaagagaaaaacatcCATTCCAAAAAGCTCAGTGAGCGCATTCAAGCAGCAATCCCTCGCTTCGAGGCCTCTGAGGAGGTAAGTCATCGGACATTCAAAGACCTTACACAGGGTGTCGAGCTGATTTATCAACTCATGGTGAacagaagcgcaagcgccGCGACTATCGCCTCGCACGAAAAGCTGCTTTTGCTCGACCGGAGCCTGGCTTCTCGCTGTATGAAGGCCGCACTCGTGGCAAAAAACTCAAGTACACCtacgacgacgatgaagatatATTCTCCGATGAACAGCCGACTAGACGCTCTGCACGGAATTCCTCTGCTGCAGCTTCCACCGAACAAGCGCGCCCTCAATTTACAGCAAGCGGACGACAAGTCAGGTCCCGAGCTGGGGGCGCATACGGAGAGACACTTTTGAGCGGGCAGCGTGAGGACTCGGAATACGACGAGGACATGGAAAGACCACAAAGGAATCGAACCGCAAATCGATCGAACGGCTATTCTGGCTACGACTTGGAGGATATGGATCACGAGTCGGAGGCGCAGTCCAATGAGAGCGGAAATGAGTGGGACGGaggtgatgaggatgagaacgATTTcgaaggcgaggaagaggagggtgAGAATGTCAGTGGGGATGAATCCGTAATCAATGGGGAACCTCGAAGCCTGGTGGTCCAGCTTCGATACAGCAAAGGAGGTGCAAACAGCGAACCTCAAAAACCAGACGGCCCGCCTCCTTCGCACGATGCGTCAATGGAGCCTGCGACATCTGCAGCCATCAGCAGTCCGGCACATCCAAAATCTGCACCTGAGTCAACAGTGAAGGCACCGAGCGATGAAGTCGCCACAGCATCCCCATTAGCACCCCAGTCCGAAGCTCCAAAGGCGGATGTATTGCACATGGCCGCCCTTTTGAATGTCTCGGAGACTTCCGCTCAAGCTCCAAGCCAATCAAACCAACCGAGTGGCCCGACTGTCGCTCAGTCGAAGCTTCAAGACGTGCTTCGCTCCGATGCAGTTCACAATGATGTACCACCACCCAGCTGAGTCACCAGTTTGTCCTCAGGTAACTTGAGGGCTGACTCAAGATGTGAATGGGCCTTGTTGCTTATTGTATTGTTGCACCTCTTGCTGGACCGGGCAGTGTAGGTCGAAGAACATGTCTTCGATGCTTTGCTACAATGATTGCTGCATATATGGCAATGGAAATTTAGCGCACACGAACACGAGTGTCGTGTGTCTTGGAGACCATATAAGCATTGCATTGCCGTATATTACAGTTCCGCGAGATATGCATCGATCTGAAAGAGCTCGTTGCGGACAAGATATCAAAGGAACAGTGCCCTGATATTGTAGAAACAGTAGAAAGCTCGAAGATGAAACGCCTTGACCAACGCCGTAGATGCTAGGAAAAGAACAAACCGGAAAATTGCACAAGACTAGTACTAGGCCAGATCCATGAAGTCTACCCTGCTCAATCGGAACCAGCATTGGAAAATTCGGCAGCATAGAACTGAAGAAACTCCTTAACAATCAGCCATGTGCGTTGAAAAGGACATCTCCAGTCATCCGTGGGTTGCACTCACATCTCCAACTTGTGAGGCCAGTTTGGGATCTTTCGTCCAACCGACTGGCGGCACTTTCCAATTGTTTACTTCATACCACCATCGACGAATCCTGCTCCCCAGTGTTTTTCCGCTGAGAGAGGCATTGCGATTCCAGAAGCGCCAGCCAGACAGAGCGAGCGTCCACAGGGTGCCTTGGATAAGAGGGAGAAGCACCTGGAACGAGTCACCTCCCCCGATTAGCTTGACGGTTCTTTCGCAAGGCGGAGGTACCGAGAAATCTGTCTTCTCAATTGATCAACGACGACGCTAGGATTCCGTACCTGATCTCTGACTGTGATCCATGTTACCCGTCCCCACGTGTCGGCGTCTTTGATACTTGCTAAATAGCTTTGTTCGAATCGCAAGTCTGGCAGGGGAGGCAATGTCGGACGACGGCGCAGGGGTCGGAACATTCGACTAGGGTCGACAATATCTGATGCTAAGCTGCCAGCATCGGAGGCCGGAGCTGCGACCACAGGCTTCTTTTCCGAAGCCGCGGTGGAAGGGTTTAGATCATGGGCCGCAGATGGGTGCTCCACCACCGAAGCGGTCTGGATGGTCTCGGCGATTTCCAACGCTGGATCCGTCATTGTCTCAAGAGAAGTGGGCGTAGCTGAGGGTATATTCGGTAGCCGTTACAATGTAACCTGTTCAGTAGTGTGTCGGATGCTGGCCTCTGTTGCTCCTCTGTGCCGACGTGTGGAGCTTGGAGCTGCTGGTCATGTCTCGATCTCCGTCCGGCCATTTCGACTTTCCGCCTTCCATTCTGCCGGAACCCCTCCATTGCCGCCCTCTTACCCCGTTCCCCATCAATTTacatttttgtctttcttctgcATTTTTGACATCTGACATTCAATTATCAAACTTCACAAAATGGCTGCTGCTAAGGGATATGCTCTGTTGTGCTTGGAGAACCCTCTCCTTGGTATGTGATCCCTGAGTGCTCATTGACAGGATACTTGACTCTTTTGATACGCCGGAGTGCTAATACCCCACCAGACATCCAGGCTCAAGGGTACACACTACGCagtttcttcttcattcacaGTTCATATTTCTGATCTAACCTGTCTACAGTGATGCCGCTCTTCTTGAGAAGTATGGCTTGAAGGCCAACGATGCCATTCTCGCCGAAGAGAAGCACATGGATATCTACGAGGACCTTCTCTCTCGCGATGCCAAGCTGATTCCCGGCGGTGCTGCTCAGAACACTGCTCGTGGTGCCCAGGTCAGCAAGAGACCATTTCAATTTCCTCTGAAAGAGCTTGTTTACTCACATTTTCTGTAGTACATGCTCCCCGAGGAGTCGGTTGTCTACATTGGTTGCATTGGCAAGGACAAGTACGGAGAGATCCTCAAGAAGACCTGCGAGGAGGCTGGCGTTCACACCGAGTATCGGGTGGATGAGTCTCAACCCACCGGCAAGTGTGGTGTTGTCATCACTGGCCACAACCGCAGCATGTGCACTCACCTTGCTGCCGCCAATGAGTACAAGATTGAGCACCTGAAGCAGCCTCACGTCTGGTCCCTTGTTGAGAAGGCCCAGTTCTACTATGTTGGTGGCTACCACTTGACTGTCTGCGTTCCTGCCATCCAGGCTCTTGGTGAGGAGGCTGCCGCGAAGAATAAGGTCAGTCAACATTCATACCATTTACATTGTCCCCTTGCTATTCGCTAACAGGGCCATTGAATGCAGGTCTTCATGCTGTCTCTGTCTGCTCCTTTCATTCCCCAGTTCTTCAAGGAGCAGCTGGACAGTGTTCTGCCCTACACTGACTACACCTTCTGcaacgaggatgaggctcGTGCCTACGCCGCCAGCCACGAGTGGGGTACCGAGGATGTGGTCGAGATTGCCAAGAAGCTCGCTCTCctgcccaagaagaacaCTCAGCGCCCTCGCGTTGCCATCGTCACGCAGGGCACCCTGCCCACCATCGTCGGCGTTGCCTCTGCCGACGGCAAGGTCGAGGTCAAGGAGTTCAAGGTTCACGAGATCTCCAAGGACGCCATCGTTGACACCAACGGTGCTGGGTAAGTTGAAGTTGGGatgctctcttcctctctttcaaTCCAAGCTGActcgatttttctttttcctttctttttcaacagTGACGCCTTTGCCGGTGGTTTCTGCGCCGGTGTTGTCTCTGGCAAGTCCCTCGACGAGAGCATTGACATGGGTCAGTGGCTTGCCAGCAAGGGCATCCAGGAGCTTGGACCCTCGTAAGTCTCCTCTGAACAATCAAATGAAGCCATTTGCCATTTAAATTAACGGTTGATCTGCAGCTACCCCTCCCCCAAGCAGACCTACTCTCGTTCCTAAGGGAGTCGAGAGTGTCACGCGAAACGAACTCTCAATGGAGCTACACCTCTTCAACACAGATTTCCCATAAAAATCTTGGTGTATCGTACATAACACCGAAAGATACACCTAAAACCCCCCTTGGATGATTCAACCTTCTATACCCaaacatttttttttgctcctGTCATTTTCCAAGCTCTCACAGATCATTTTCCCGTCCGCAAATCTTGCCTGGACAGTGGGGGAAACCATGTGTGTGGACTTGGTGCCAGTCAAATCGATCCATCTCTTGGATTCTCTCAAAACTCTTCCACTCGTCCTGCTCCACCAGGGCAAATTTCGCATTTCTGCATACTGTTGCAGCCACACCTCAGAGGCCAGCGAAGGGCCCGTTCTCAACAACGACTTTTATGATTAGGTAGATAAACAACAATATAAAGCACTCGATACGATCTCCTTCAAGACTCCAATTTTGCATCTTATTCCCGCTCGCAGCTTATCAACATGATCTTTCTTTATAAACGAAGACAGAAACTGAACCTATATAATCACACTAATTCCAACCCCGACTCGGCGATCCTGCACGAGCAT comes from Penicillium oxalicum strain HP7-1 chromosome I, whole genome shotgun sequence and encodes:
- a CDS encoding 60S ribosomal protein L2, translating into MYICSVSDRTLKPTHPRAILNLLNDKSHFQFETVAMGRVIRNQRKGRGSIFTANTRLNKAPAQFRTLDYAERHGYIRGVVKEIIHDAGRGAPLAKVQFRHPYKFKMINETFIANEGMYTGQFIYAGKNAALTVGNVLPLASMPEGTVISNVEEKAGDRGALGRTSGNYVTVIGHNEDGKTRVKLPSGAKKVIKSTARGMVGIVAGGGRTDKPLLKASRAKHKFAVKRNSWPKTRGVAMNPVDHPHGGGNHQHIGKASTISRYAAQGQKAGLIAARRTGLLRGTQKTKD
- a CDS encoding Adenosine kinase, with the translated sequence MAAAKGYALLCLENPLLDIQAQGDAALLEKYGLKANDAILAEEKHMDIYEDLLSRDAKLIPGGAAQNTARGAQYMLPEESVVYIGCIGKDKYGEILKKTCEEAGVHTEYRVDESQPTGKCGVVITGHNRSMCTHLAAANEYKIEHLKQPHVWSLVEKAQFYYVGGYHLTVCVPAIQALGEEAAAKNKVFMLSLSAPFIPQFFKEQLDSVLPYTDYTFCNEDEARAYAASHEWGTEDVVEIAKKLALLPKKNTQRPRVAIVTQGTLPTIVGVASADGKVEVKEFKVHEISKDAIVDTNGAGDAFAGGFCAGVVSGKSLDESIDMGQWLASKGIQELGPSYPSPKQTYSRS